taaagagaatcagtgactgtatataaagatgatcagtgactgtatataaatatgatcagtgactgtatataaagatgatcagtgactgtatataaagagaatcagtgactgtatataaagatgatcagtgactgtatataaagaggatcagtgactgtatataaagatgatcagtgactgtatataaagaggatcagtgactgtatataaatatgatcagtgactgtatataaatatgatcagtgactgtatataaagaggatcagtgactgtatataaagatgatcagtgactgtatataaagaggatcattgactgtatataaagaggatcagtgactgtatataaagatgatcagtgactgtatataaagaggatcattgactgtatataaagaggatcagtgactgtatataaagatgatcagtgactgtatataaagaggatcattgactgtatataaagagaatcagtgactgtatataaagagaatcagtgactgtatataaagatgatcagtgactgtatataaagatgatcattgactgtatataaagagaatcagtgactgtatataaagatgatcagtgactgtaaataaagagaatcagtgactgtatataaagagtaatcagtgactgtatataaagatgatcagtgactgtatataaagagaatcagtgactgtatataaatatgatcagtgactgtatataaagaggatcagtgactgtatataaagatgatcagtgactgtatataaatatgatcagtgactgtatataaagaggatcagtgactgtatataaagatgatcagtgactgtatataaagaggatcagtgactgtatataaagaggatcagtgactgtatataaagatgatcagtgactgtatataaagatgatcagtgactgtatataaagaggatcagtgactgtatataaagatgatcagtgactgtatataaagaggatcagtgactgtatataaagaggatcagtgactgtatataaagaggatcaggtTCTGGCCTCACTGAACTCACCTGTTTCTCGTAGGTAAGCTCCGCCCTCCCTCTAGTGGCCACCAGGGGCACCAGGACACCAGCTCACATCACACTCAAGCTGAAGaagctgcaggtcagaggtcacacaaaCAGAACTTTAGATCTTTAACTGCAGCTTTGAGACGATGTCCTGCTGGTTTCTGTGGTTCAGCTGCAGGACGAGCGTCTGTCCACCATCGACAGAGACAACCGCCTCCTGTCCTCCAGACTGGCCGACATCGTCTGCTCTAAAGGTCTCGTGGACCATCACAACCAGTACCACCTGAGGAGGTAATCTGACCAGTACTTGTAATAGAGTATTTCCACTGAGGTTTGGTTGTGGATAGGGTGAAGAACCAGTCCTGGTTAAGGTCTTTGGTTTGATCAATGGAATAAggttgtcggtgtgtgtgtagtcCAGGTTCTAGTCATGTTGTGGGGATTTGTCTttcttatggggacaaaaagcaagttGTCATAACGTCCATCGGTCCCTTGTCTTCTCCTCGGGTCGTGGAGGGAGATGATCCAACAGGGAAACCCCGACCTGATGGGAAGTGTAGGTTAGAGAACGTCTGCAGGAAatcaatgtcctctgaagttgtgtgtgtgtgtgtgtgtgtgtgtgtagtcctcACAGTAACATTAATATCTATCAAAGCTGCTTTTTATCAGGAGTCTTTTGGACCTGTCAATCATCCTCTCGGTCACAGAGCTCACATCAGACAGATTATTGTTTTCACCTCGTCTCCTTCAGTCTTAACGCTgacaagaggagggaggagcttCTGCTGGTTAGTCGCCAGAATCAGGCCATCTACCAGCGAATCACGTCCCGCCAGTCGGAGTATCGCCGCCAGCTGTGGTTGGACGACTGGGAGAGGGCGGCGTGCCGGCAGCAAAACATTTCCCAGTTCCCCAGAGGCCTCACAGAAAAACAGGTAGAAGaaaaaactacatgtgtgtgattggtcctgtgtgtgattggtcctgagtgtgattggtcctgtgtgtgattggtcctgtgtgtgattggtcctgtgtgtgattggtcctgtgtgtgattggtcctgtgtgtgattggtcccgtgtgtgattggtcccgtgtgtgattggtcccgtgtgtgattggtcccgtgtgtgattggtcctgtgtgtgattggtcctgtgtgtgattggtcctgtgtgattggtcctgtgtgtgattggtcccgtgtgtgattggtcctgtgtgtgattggtcctgtgtgtgattggtcctgtgtgtgattggtcctgtgtgtgattggtcctgagtgtgattggtcctgtgtgtgattggtcctgtgtgattggtcctgtgtgtgattggtcctgtgtgtgattggtcctgtgtgattggtcctgtgtgtgattggtcccgtgtgtgattggtcccgtgtgtgattggtcccgtgtgtgattggtccccgtgtgtgattggtcctgtgtgattggtcctgtgtgtgattggtcctgtgtgtgattggtcctgtgtgattggtcctgtgtgtgattggtcccgtgtgtgattggtcccgtgtgtgattggtcccgtgtgtgattggtcctgtgtgtgattggtcctgtgtgattggtcctgtgtgtgattggtcctgtgtgtgattggtcctgtgtgattggtcctgtgtgtgattggtcccgtgtgtgattggtcctgtgtgtttgtgtttcagcagaGGTCAAACAGAAAGGTCACGTTCACGGCCGTGCAGGACGGAGGACGATCAGCGGGCTGCAGCAAGGCCGACGCCCAGGAGCCTGAGGGAGGAGCCTGAAAGACACACGAGCttgagcagcaacacacactgacacacacacacacacacacacacacacacacacacacacacacacacatctgtatcAGAGCTTCACACCACGACCTTTCTGTTGAGTGATGATTTTAACGAGTTTAATCCAAAAGTCAAATCTTCTGATTCATTGATCATGAAACTGAACAGAGACGTCATCACATGTTTTATCTTCACACTGAGCAGATCAGCATGAGGTGAAAACATGAGAGTACAGTGTTGTCCACTGGGGGGCAGTAAAGTCATTTCTCACTGAGGGGCTGCAGCATTGATTCATCTGATGattatgttattgtttaattcatattctctttatttaattaatagcaaaataaaagaaagggaggaatcatacattttgttttcagtaaatttgaatatttttttatttgaatatcaaaataaagttttggtTTTAATACGTTTGCAGAAATGATTAAAGGACTGTTTTCACATTGTCATGGTGGATTATTAAACGTagaataattacattttgtgaAGCAGCTGTAGTTGTTGATTGATTTTCCATCAATCGATTGATAACATCTGGATTTGTTGCACATTTGCAGGTTTAGTATAatattgaacaaatatattaaacattacacaaatatttcatatttaaattgaTAATTCAATCGTTAGTTATTGTTTGCTGTTTAGAGAACGTGTGTTAGAGTGAacggttccccccccccccccccccccgaaggaTAAGTGATATAGTCATATATGGATGATtgttcaggttaaacacataaAAAGAAAGGAGGTTGGAATGAGTTGTCGAGGTGGAGAACCATTAAAGACTTATGTTCATGATCATGTTatcaaaattatatattttttatagttaCCCATGATCCCTACCACCCACTTTACGTCACTGAAACCATTTGGAATTCAATGTGTCCTCTGTCACTGGATATTTACACCACAGCACAAGTGAGACTCTGATAAACAACTGAGTGTAAATCTTTACAATAAATGAAGCTTGGGTCAAACATGGCTCTCACATAAACAATCATGCAAACCCAATAATATCCATCTCCAACACACACCTACACGTGTACAGGTCCTGAAGGTCTCTTCAAACTGACACAATCTGGTAAATCAAATGACACCTGCTTGATGTAGGAGACAAAAAGTCATCACTGTTGTTAGATATTATCTGCACATGCATTTTAAAAGGGTTCCAGCATTATAGACAACGTGATGATGGGCCGTTTGggagttttccacattttaacaaatgtttctgtaaaaaatatttcatgagttaagttacaaacagcagttttaattttagaacacacacacacacacaaacacacacacgcacacacacagtcacacccagagtcatgtgatttccagtacctgcagagagggggaggagcctccagtgaaagtgttcagactggttctaacttcaaggagcagacggaggagacgtgaagtctgaggctggtgagtgttcagctacatttatattattcattcatattatttcactgtcagtgttttttcactggatccagagacagatgtgaacagcaggtctggatcaaagagccttcaaaggactaattaacagagttaactcacagcttcactttttatcttcatctgttcatcaagtgtttaataacacaacgtgttttcacaataatatgttacagtcacagtgtgtgtgtgtgtgtgtatccttgcTGGGAATTTTTTGGGTGCAATTCTTGAACTTGTCTGTCCTGATTCCTGTGAGCTcaggaaaacaggaagtgatgcaagTCGCTTACCTTAGtacgtagagagagagagagagagagagagagagagagagagagagagagagagagagagagagagagagagagagagagagagagagagagagagagagagagagagagagagagactccttcctgaggtttctgatgtgatcactgtatttccttgtatataagtacagctgtgtactcaaataaataccagtactacaaactatgaagccctgcatctatttcacaataaaaacatttaaaaataaatgattttaatCAGTTGACAGAAACGctgcagtgcttttattttgaaatgggtcggctacaggaagtgttgcaaatatttgtgtttgtgacattttcaacagataaacattgaaactggtgtgaaagatcatttcactgtgttctgctgtaaactgagcacagaaccagaaggaaatagaccagaccttgaatatctagaagagcagcgtggcctgaaccacaactgagccgcagccagtgcaacatggacgaggacacttcagagcaagttggaccctcacacacaaagtaagagacctgctacaaacatgtgaagctccaaactgaatcctcacagaatgaaccagtgaatgatgtgttctgaataaaaacatgtttgtgtttgcagaggtcaggaccacagactgagagcagagtctccagggttcagctgtctgtctctgaagagtgactggtccatgagaGAACCtctaaacttcagtaatgaacctggaccctcacccacagagtaagagactgtttctactgggactctgctctgaagaggatctagtttcctctagtgtggcccctgcattaggacacagcttcattgaagttggtgactaatctctcagaatcactcaaagagctcagacctccaccaagaaccaacacgctccttatgaaaccactttgagatccactagagactcattctgatttggatctgcaccaaattccacacactggtaaacatcagtcctctgaacatgtctttgaaagaggacccccccccccgatctggttcacagaccacaaccttcaaccaagtttactggtaatctgttgttttttataatcccacta
Above is a genomic segment from Pleuronectes platessa chromosome 7, fPlePla1.1, whole genome shotgun sequence containing:
- the LOC128444027 gene encoding uncharacterized protein CFAP97D2, coding for MHRSYHTFKPVTNRYLQQRWDQSDYDNHRRKVSSALPLVATRGTRTPAHITLKLKKLQLQDERLSTIDRDNRLLSSRLADIVCSKGLVDHHNHSHQTDYCFHLVSFSLNADKRREELLLVSRQNQAIYQRITSRQSEYRRQLWLDDWERAACRQQNISQFPRGLTEKQVEEKTTCV